From the genome of Labeo rohita strain BAU-BD-2019 chromosome 12, IGBB_LRoh.1.0, whole genome shotgun sequence:
tacatattttttagtaTATTGTTTATCAAATTGGACAAAAACTgtacattaattatatattttatgatttattgagAATGGAAttggacaaaaaacaaaacaaaaaaaaaactgtaaaacgatgacatatttatggtttattattaatcatattgGACCAAAAATCTCTGTAAAatccattttatattttatggttttatattatttaaattggaCCAAAAAACCCCTGTAAaatcaattatatattttttagtttactgTCAAATTAGACAAAAACTGTACATCagttatatgttaaaaaaatgcaaatcaattatatattttacggTTTATTGTGTATCAAATTGAATGAAAACTGTAAATCAATTTGTATAAATCTGGACAATGAAttctatatttaatgttttatgtcaaatttgaccaaaaatgtCAATgcacatataatttaaatttttaaaaactaatgaTTAATGTGTAAACTGCAGTATTGGCTCACCTGTGCTTCTCCACTAAATGACAGTCTCCTCCTTCCTGAGGATCTACATTGTAGATGTAAAGATGACCATCTAATGAGGCCACCAGAAGACGTGGAACCTTCTGGATCCTACAGACAATAATACAAAGATTTAGGTACTTCCTCATCTCCATACACTCATATACAGTAACGTATTGGACTCACGTGGAAAGAGCCGCTATGTTCCTCCAACCGGCCACACTGAGGCGAACAGTGGCAAACGCTCTGTCCTGATGCATCATATCTGACACCTGAGAGGGAAGGTAGGTGCTGGCCGCTGAAAACATCTTCCCCATATATGCAGACCAGGATGGAGACTCCTTACTGTTTCGATGAGAGAGCACACGATATCATGAAGGTGTCAAACAGCTACACCAGCTTAAATTCTGCTCTATTTATGCACATCATATCTACCTGGGACTGTGGTGCTCCAGTTTAAAGATGTGAATGGTTTCTGTGTTACTGGAGGCACAGAGAAACTGTGCGTCGGCACTGAACGACAGGGAACTGATGCTAACATACCTAAACACAAAGACgaacaaatcattcatttttattagacAATATAGTGCTCACTTCAAATGAAGTATTGTGTTCAATGGCATTCATGATTAAAATGACATTCTGAACAGTTTTGGAATAAAATGGCCAACTCCTCCTCTTACTAAGGCTAATTTCATAGCAAATGTTGTCAAAATTACTGCTtgctaaatgcaaatatatttgcATGTCATTTATGTatgatgtcttttttttgttatttggtCTATGTTTTATGATGCATTGTAAAGCACATTGGTCAGCTCTTGCTGTATAAATAGTGctatattaataaacttttaacttTGTAGTAATCCCCTTGTGAGGgattactaataaataaataaataaacagatagataaattGATAAGACTGAGTAAATGAtatacagaaagaaaaataaataaaataataaataaataaataaataaatatacatatatataaaaaatatatatatttatagaacaaaacataataataattaagaataaataaataaatatttacataattaaatagtgaaataaaataaaataaaataaaattaaattaaattaaattaaattatgggAAATTTTGTCAACATTACAGCTTTGACAGGAAATTACACTTTTACAATGTAAGACTTAATTCTTTACCAGGGGAAAAGAAACTTAAACTTTCTGATGCCAATAACcatgttattatattaaatttatttattatataataaataataagtcaaatcataaaaaaggggaaaatgTATGAagagtatatgtgtgtgtatatacaatatatataattttttttttttttttataaaaatacatataaacatttttctaaatctatatgtgcacatttttcaatgcattttctctctctcagtttTTAAGAccaataaatgctgaaaaatttcCAAGACTTCCAAGCCTTAGTTTTAATACAAATCAACCCTTGGTATATACAGTAAAAGTGGCTGTAGCTGAACAAACATCCTTCTATTGTTTCATAACATGTGTGAGCTTTCTCACCTCTTCATCCCTCTGCGGAATTCAAACAGTTTGACTCCATCAGGTACGCTGAAAACTCTTATAACAGTGCCCTGGGAATCACAAAATGAAATCAGAACATAGTACAAATAATGAAGCTCTTCCACTAGATTCTGAGAACACAACTTTCTCAAACTCACTTTTTCTGAAGCGCTGGCCAGACTGGTTCCTGAAGCATTAAATGCGACGGCAGCCACATGACTGGCGTGAGCCGAGATCACGGTCACCGTATTCTGAAATAATGAAAGTGGAGAGCTTGAAGTTGCAATAAGCTTCACTTTCCTTTTAAAGCAAGTTTTAGCGTGCTTCTTACCAGATTCATAGCATCATACAAAGTAATTTCTCCAGCGGTGAAGCTCCCAGGATATGCCAGATATGAGTTGGAATGATTGACAGAAAGTGCACAGAGACCTGGCAGAAAGGAAAGGATTTACAGATCATCCTGGCCTAGTTTAACCCCCGGATAGATATAGCCACATTTTGATCAACTGCAGCAATAAAAACTGTGATGACTCTGACATGCAGGGCTTTAGGTGTTATTACACCACCAACTCTAAACTACACTTAAACTCAGTGTGGTTTTACTGAGCGCTAAAGGCGTTCCAGCATTTACCTTTGGGGTTTGGTGGTGTGTTGAGAAGAGATTTGAGAAGTTTCATGTCCTTGATGTTATGGATGTACAGGGCCTCCTCCAGACAAACTACAAGCCTCTGAAGAAAGGGAATACAGACTGTTGGAATGCAGTAATGAGCCTCAAAACTAAAAAGCTTCAGCTGACCAgggctgtatttatttggacaaaactacagtaaaaaatctgaaatattattacaatttaaaataactgtttactgtgtgaatatttagtaaaatgtaatttatttctgtgatcaaagctgtattttcagcatcattactccagtcttcagtatcacatgatccttcagaaatcattttaataagctgatttgctgctaattaaacatttctaattattaaaaaatgttgaaaacagtcgtgctgttttatatgtttgtggaaactgtgatgcattttattttttcaaaattcacagaagaatagaaagttcaaaagaacagcattcatttgaaatagaaatcttttgcaacattttaagtgttttcacttttgatcaatttaatgcatccatggTAGTGTACATACTGTACTGGATTTGGTTACATTCATACCTGTCGGTTGAGTTTGACAGCGAGGATGTTGTTGGAGTAGCTGTAGTTACAGATCTCCGTGCCTTTCTTAAAATGGTAGATGTTCATTCTAAAGGGTGTCGATCTGCTCACAACCACCATCAGACTGCTGGAGAAGAGCCGCTCTGCTATGTACACGTCAGGGCTTTCAACTAATCACACAAATAGACAGACACCGACATTCACAAAGACATTATACACTCAAAGTTTACAttacaaagaaaacacaaagtgTATGAATGTCACTGCAATTAGATACAAGATATTATACTATGACGCATTTGCAAGTACATGGTTAGAATTACCTACAGTACAGTTAaggtcgaaagtttacatacaccttgcagaatctgcaaaatgttaattattttaccaaaataagagggatcatacaaaatgcatgttattttttatttactactgacctgaataagactaAAAAGAtgtttagtccacaagagattttaatttataaaaatgaccctgtttaaaaggtTACATACTCTCGATTCTTAAAtctgtgttgtttcctgaatgatccacagctgtgctttttgtgtttctgtttgtcctgaacagttaaaatgcctgctgttcttcagaaaaatcctttaggttccacaaattctttgttgttgttgttgtttttttagcatttttgtgtatttgaaccctttccagcaatgactgtatgattttgagatccattttttcacactgaggacaactgagggactcatatgcaactacagaaggttcaaacggtcactgatgctccagatagaaaaatgatgcatttagagccggggggtgaaaactttttgaacttgaagatcaggataaatttaactcattttgtcttctgggaaacatgtaagtatcttctgtagcttatgaagggcagtactaaatgaaaaaatatgacgtttaggcaaaagaagaaaaatgtatgatttttcccaaaagttttcaccccctggctcttaatggatcgtggagcatcagtgaacatttgaaccttctgtaatagttgcatatgagtccctcagttgtcctcagtgtaaaaaaaaaaatagatctcaaaatcatacagtcattgttggaaagggttcaaattcacaaatgtgctgaaaaaccacagaatttgtgagacctgaaggatttttctgaagaacagcagcagtttaactgttcaggacaaacaagagactcatgaacaactatcataaaccaaaaaacaaattcatgtaacaacacagtattaaaaatcaaggggttgtaaatttttgaacaggatcatttttataaatgcaactattattttctcttgtggactatatgtaaacatcttttatatcttattcaggtgagtacttaataaaaaatatcatgcattttgtatgatcctttttattttgataaaataattaacattttacagattctgcaaggtgtatgtaaacttttaacctcaGCTGTACACGACTCAGAGTTATTATAGATAATTAAAcctaaaaatatacatgttgttatttcaaataaatagatgttaactgaaataaaataaaataaaatatagaaaaaaacaggttATTCTAACTAGCTAAAACTGAATCGTTTATTTCTCTATCAATCAACTCTTTAGGGTAAACACTTTTTGTTTTCAGGCGGTCTGTAGGCTCTGTGCAAGTGTTCATGTACATAAAGGTTTGAGATGACCTGACCCTTGCcttggttttgtttattttacaaacttCCCAAAATGCATCAGCAATCTGACATCTGTGACCGCCTCAAGGCATTGTAATCAAAAGATAGTTGTACAATAACATGATCGGGTAACTTTGAGACAGCTTTTACCTCCTTGATGAATGCAATCCATTCTGTCAACAGAGGACAGAGAGAAAAGCCTGTAGCCATTCTTACCACCAACAGTCAAAGACCtgaaaaaacacagacaaatagatatttatatatccagctatattaaaatgtattttttcgtGAAGAAGGTTAgatataattacacacacacaactatattatattatgatataACAACAATAACTAGATAAgcaaagtttgagaacaaactttaagttggcttgagaaagcctagcctgaaagtttgaagcagttgtaataGTATGGAAGCAGCtggcatgatttaacacattgcttacatgatttaacatgttgttaacatgttttagcatgattagcttgttgcttgtatttttataggctgattacaatgttgtcagcatgattagcatgttgttaacataataggcaaattactagaatgttgttagcatgattagcaagttactagcatgtttctagcctgattagcatgttgatagcatgtttcacacatgattagcatgttactagcatgtttctaacatggctaacatgttactagcttgttgttaacatgttttagcatgattagcttgttgcttgtatttttataggctgattacaatgttgtcagcatgattagcatgttgttaacataataggcaaattactagaatgttgttagcatgattagcaagttactagcatgtttctagcctgattagcatgttgatagcatgtttcacacatgattagcatgttactagcatgtttctaacatggctaacatgttactagcttgttgttaacatgtttctagcatgattagcatattactagcatgttgttaacaagATTGGCTTGTTggtagcatgttactagaatgttgttagcatgattagcaagttactaacatttttctagcctgattagcatgttgatagcatgtttcacacatgattagcatgttactagcatgtttctaacatggctaacatgttactagcttgttgttaacatgttgctagcatgattagcaagttactagcatgttgctagcatgttgctaacatgtttctaacatggttagcatgttactagcatgttgctagcacaattagcattatactagcatgttgttagcatgttactagcacgttgctagcacaattagcattgtactaacatgttagcatgtttctaacatggttctaacatggttagcatgctgctagcaagattagcaagttactagcatgttgctagcatgattagcatgttactagcatgttgttagcatgtttctagtatgattagcatgtaactagcacgttgctagcatgattaccaagttactaacatgttgctagcatgactagcttgttactagcatgttgttaacatgtttctagtatgattatcatgtaactagcacgttgctagcatgattagcaagttactagcatgttgctagcatgattagcatgttactagcatgttgttagcatgtttctagtatgattaagtttcttagtatgattaacatgtaactagcacgttgctagcatgtttttaacatgattagcatgttgctagctttattagcatgttgttagcatgtttccagtatgattagcatgtaactagcatgttgctagctttattaccaagttactagcatgttgctgacatgattagcatgtaactagcatgttgctagctttattaccaagttactagcatgttgctggcatgattagcatgtaactagcatgttgctaacattattaccaagttactagcatgttgttaacatgattagcatgttactaacatgtttctaacatgattagcatgttgctagcatgatttagatagctagacagattagaaatattacaaatattagaGTGAGCTTAaatgattagaaatagtacatagaagagaagcttgattgagcctcaagggattctgggagtttagatttgaattttgtcagttggagtttgaagagtgttgctcatttgaacattccgtcaatgtaagtctatgggatttttggtggttttgatagtctggtttacgaaaaccgtaagccggatcagtctgaaaagatacagcacaccgagtcagaccagtctgaaggtctgggccgagtttggtggttctagcttgaaagctctaggaggagacaggtaccgaaatttggctcagaagaagaagaagaatattcttaaatagtagatcagtaagttgactttctcaagccaacttaataataataaaaagataaattagTAATGAAGATATGCTTTCAAGGCATGTTTTTCCCGGTTTTGTGATAGGCATCGCAGGCCAAATTAAAAGGCATCATCATCGAGTCCTGGTTTGGGCATCTCGTGTATTTTTTATGCGCATATGGATCTTATACGGCTCTCTTTTGACTTTATAAGAACTTATAAGAGGAAAGCAGTATTATGCGTTCTCACGTTGTGTCCTGGTTGAAGGAAGCGCAGAGCAGTCGCTGAAGTTTCGGAGATCCATCAGATCTCTCTCTGTCCGGGGAAGAAGAGCCGGATCTTCGCACCTTCTCTCCGGTTCGGAACTCTGGGATTGGTTCGATCATCCCAAAACTGCCCCACTCAAAACACTCTTGACCATTAATTTGCTTTTCagagaaaattatattttgggcaactgattattattattattattattattattattatatgctgGATTGGCAACGTCCAGTTGCTGACATGCACAATATTCACttagagcaaaaacaaaaaccagcTGACGTGATGCATTTACGTCATAACACCATGACGAAATCTTATTGGTTGAGGAAATTGGTTGGTCTCGCTTGGTTTGGGCCTATTGTTCAAGAACTGTGTCTGATTGGCTCACATACGAAGCCGGAGGCTGGCCAATAGGCGTGGCTATTGAAAGGCCGCTGGTGATTGGCTGCTTTCACTCTCAATAACAGCACGAGGGATTGTTTTGGTCGAATGCGTCGAGAGAAACGTGTCACACAATGGTTTATAAAGAACATCTTGTTCATAAACCACACTTAAACAAACATACACGGTTGAATCTTATTCTTAAATTCAAACGTCCAGCATACTAAACGAATTTGTtccagtttttttatttttgagtgctTCTACACAACtcagacatatttatttttgtacagcTGTTAAA
Proteins encoded in this window:
- the LOC127174470 gene encoding WD repeat domain phosphoinositide-interacting protein 1 isoform X1, whose protein sequence is MIEPIPEFRTGEKVRRSGSSSPDRERSDGSPKLQRLLCASFNQDTTSLTVGGKNGYRLFSLSSVDRMDCIHQGVESPDVYIAERLFSSSLMVVVSRSTPFRMNIYHFKKGTEICNYSYSNNILAVKLNRQRLVVCLEEALYIHNIKDMKLLKSLLNTPPNPKGLCALSVNHSNSYLAYPGSFTAGEITLYDAMNLNTVTVISAHASHVAAVAFNASGTSLASASEKGTVIRVFSVPDGVKLFEFRRGMKRYVSISSLSFSADAQFLCASSNTETIHIFKLEHHSPSKESPSWSAYMGKMFSAASTYLPSQVSDMMHQDRAFATVRLSVAGWRNIAALSTIQKVPRLLVASLDGHLYIYNVDPQEGGDCHLVEKHRLFDSDDETELEAGNPSYAETVATSTNPDSPSSSSLTGYSEDVGEKRGELIPEHEFADGPVRLDDEQEFPPVSFQNS
- the LOC127174470 gene encoding WD repeat domain phosphoinositide-interacting protein 1 isoform X2, encoding MIEPIPEFRTGEKVRRSGSSSPDRERSDGSPKLQRLLCASFNQDTTSLTVGGKNGYRLFSLSSVDRMDCIHQGVESPDVYIAERLFSSSLMVVVSRSTPFRMNIYHFKKGTEICNYSYSNNILAVKLNRQRLVVCLEEALYIHNIKDMKLLKSLLNTPPNPKGLCALSVNHSNSYLAYPGSFTAGEITLYDAMNLNTVTVISAHASHVAAVAFNASGTSLASASEKGTVIRVFSVPDGVKLFEFRRGMKRYVSISSLSFSADAQFLCASSNTETIHIFKLEHHSPSKESPSWSAYMGKMFSAASTYLPSQVSDMMHQDRAFATVRLSVAGWRNIAALSTIQKVPRLLVASLDGHLYIYNVDPQEGGDCHLVEKHRLFDSDDETELEAGNPSYAETVATSTNPDSPSSSSLTGT